In Brevibacterium zhoupengii, the following are encoded in one genomic region:
- a CDS encoding type II toxin-antitoxin system prevent-host-death family antitoxin, with protein MAMVSVTLSQFRNQQSDYIAAAQREPVEITSRGAGRRAVVVSPEFYDRALQALEDQADIRSVAATRDESERVTHEDLVREIGCQTG; from the coding sequence ATGGCCATGGTTTCAGTGACACTGTCGCAATTCCGCAATCAGCAGAGTGACTACATTGCCGCTGCGCAGCGAGAGCCCGTCGAGATCACGTCGCGCGGGGCGGGCCGTCGTGCTGTCGTTGTGTCTCCGGAGTTCTATGACCGTGCCCTGCAGGCGCTGGAAGATCAAGCTGATATCCGATCTGTCGCCGCGACGCGTGATGAATCCGAACGAGTCACTCACGAGGACCTCGTCCGAGAGATTGGCTGCCAAACGGGATAA
- a CDS encoding BCCT family transporter, with protein MLNRLHDTLRLRTNPAIFFSSAAVIILFVLATIFFTDALDSGVSVASDWLLTNLGWFYILGVTVFLVFLIYIAASRYGRAKLGPDNEEPEHSNGAWFAMLFAAGIGSILMFWGVAEPVSHFGDPPRGSLGIEPGTVEAATDAMNFTYYHFTLHTWTIFTLPALCFAYFIHKRNLPPRVSSIFQPILGEKIHGPIGKFIDVVAIIGTVFGIAVSIGLGTLQINGGLAQVIGIPENALWQLIIIGVVCGLATISVSMGLDKGIKVLSNINIVVAVLLLIFIIVLGPTLFMARGIFESLGTYIQTLPELALWNDTFADTGWQNTWTVFYWAWTITWSPFVGIFIARISRGRTIRQFVIGVLAIPSAFSVIWFGVFGYASFDIEFNQGGGLVDRVVEQGDVPGALFAFLEHYPLAAPVSVIAIILVIIFFVTSVDSAALVVDTMNNGHEDFNPLGQRIFWALAIAVVTAALLVFSGSGGLEALQSTIILVGLPFFIIAYFQIYALMRALREDAGELPRVRMRKWKKVLPPEEVERRADEDDVFAHEYDDEEEVVTAPEAVEPAPEFRDPYISEDGKKKKRYGTLASRTGSAKNEPDRPSSSE; from the coding sequence ATGCTCAACCGTCTGCACGATACCCTTAGGCTCCGGACCAACCCGGCAATCTTCTTTTCGTCAGCCGCGGTCATCATTCTGTTCGTGCTCGCCACGATCTTTTTCACCGACGCTCTCGACAGTGGTGTCTCTGTCGCGTCGGACTGGCTGCTGACGAACCTCGGATGGTTCTACATCCTCGGCGTCACCGTCTTTTTGGTCTTCCTCATCTACATAGCCGCATCACGGTACGGTCGGGCCAAGCTCGGCCCGGACAACGAGGAACCGGAGCACTCGAATGGTGCCTGGTTCGCGATGTTGTTTGCCGCCGGCATCGGATCGATCCTCATGTTCTGGGGAGTCGCGGAACCGGTCAGCCACTTCGGCGACCCACCTCGTGGGTCCTTGGGCATCGAACCCGGTACGGTCGAAGCTGCCACCGACGCGATGAACTTCACCTATTATCACTTCACCCTGCATACCTGGACGATCTTCACCCTGCCGGCGTTGTGCTTCGCCTACTTCATTCACAAGAGGAACCTGCCACCGCGTGTGAGCTCCATCTTCCAGCCGATCCTCGGTGAGAAGATCCATGGTCCCATCGGCAAGTTCATTGACGTTGTCGCCATCATCGGCACCGTCTTCGGTATTGCGGTATCCATCGGTCTCGGCACACTGCAGATCAACGGTGGTCTGGCCCAGGTCATCGGCATCCCGGAGAATGCACTTTGGCAGCTCATCATCATCGGCGTGGTCTGCGGCTTGGCGACTATTTCTGTGTCAATGGGTCTGGACAAGGGCATCAAAGTGTTGTCGAACATCAACATCGTGGTAGCTGTCCTGTTGCTGATCTTCATCATCGTCCTCGGGCCCACCTTGTTCATGGCTCGCGGCATCTTCGAATCCTTGGGCACCTACATCCAGACGCTTCCGGAACTGGCACTGTGGAATGACACCTTCGCCGACACAGGCTGGCAGAACACCTGGACGGTCTTCTACTGGGCCTGGACCATCACCTGGTCGCCCTTCGTGGGTATCTTCATCGCCCGGATCTCCCGCGGTCGTACCATCAGGCAGTTCGTCATCGGAGTTCTCGCGATTCCGTCGGCCTTCTCCGTCATCTGGTTCGGAGTCTTCGGATACGCTTCCTTTGACATCGAGTTCAATCAGGGTGGTGGACTCGTCGATCGCGTCGTGGAACAGGGTGATGTCCCTGGTGCGCTGTTCGCATTCCTCGAGCATTACCCGCTAGCTGCGCCAGTGTCCGTTATCGCCATCATCTTGGTGATCATCTTCTTCGTCACCTCGGTGGACTCTGCGGCTCTCGTGGTGGACACGATGAACAACGGTCACGAAGACTTCAATCCGCTGGGGCAGCGAATATTCTGGGCTCTGGCTATTGCCGTTGTCACCGCGGCGCTGCTCGTCTTCTCCGGTTCGGGTGGACTCGAGGCACTGCAGTCGACGATCATCCTCGTCGGGCTCCCGTTCTTCATCATCGCGTACTTCCAGATCTACGCCCTCATGCGAGCGTTGCGTGAGGACGCTGGTGAACTGCCACGAGTGCGAATGCGCAAGTGGAAGAAGGTGCTCCCACCCGAAGAGGTCGAGCGCAGGGCCGATGAAGACGACGTCTTCGCTCATGAATACGACGATGAGGAAGAGGTCGTGACTGCTCCCGAAGCTGTTGAGCCGGCGCCGGAGTTCCGCGACCCCTACATCTCTGAAGATGGAAAGAAGAAGAAACGCTACGGAACGCTGGCCAGTCGAACCGGCAGCGCGAAGAACGAGCCGGATCGTCCGTCCTCATCCGAGTGA
- the tyrS gene encoding tyrosine--tRNA ligase yields the protein MTDIFSELKARGLVSVSTDEAALQKALNEESLTYYVGFDPTAPSLHMGNLVQLITAARLQKAGHNPLALVGGATGLIGDPRMSGERTLNPREVVEEWLEKIRAQVEKFLDFSGPNAAQVVNNYEWTSEMSAIDFLRDIGKHFPMNRMLAKESVSARLNSEAGISFTEFSYQVLQGNDYLELHRRYGCSLQTGGSDQWGNLTSGVDLIRRVEQHSVHALATPLITKADGTKFGKTESGTVWLDESLTSPYAFSQFWLNADDRDVVKYLKVFSFRSLEEIEQIEAEFTAAPHTRLAQKVLAEDVTTLVHGKEKYEQATAAASALFGGGELASLDAATLGAATSELPRGDVSSAQLAEGVPVADAFVTAGIVKSKGDARRAIKDGGAYVNNVKVTGDDQTLTPAEVLPTEGGGVILLRRGKKTLGAVDIIS from the coding sequence GTGACCGACATCTTCAGTGAACTCAAGGCCCGTGGCCTCGTCTCGGTTTCGACCGACGAAGCCGCCCTGCAGAAGGCTCTCAATGAGGAATCGCTGACCTATTATGTCGGTTTCGATCCCACCGCACCCAGCCTGCACATGGGCAATCTGGTCCAGCTCATCACCGCCGCGCGCCTGCAGAAAGCAGGACACAATCCTTTGGCGCTCGTCGGCGGAGCAACCGGGCTCATCGGTGACCCCCGCATGTCGGGAGAGCGCACGCTCAACCCGCGCGAGGTCGTCGAGGAATGGTTGGAGAAGATCCGGGCACAGGTCGAGAAGTTCCTCGACTTCAGCGGTCCCAACGCCGCGCAGGTCGTGAACAACTACGAGTGGACGTCCGAGATGTCTGCCATCGACTTCCTCCGCGACATCGGCAAGCACTTCCCGATGAACCGAATGCTGGCCAAGGAATCGGTCTCGGCTCGTCTCAACAGCGAAGCAGGAATCTCCTTCACGGAGTTCTCCTACCAGGTGCTACAGGGCAACGACTACCTCGAACTCCACCGCCGCTACGGCTGCTCCCTGCAGACCGGTGGCTCCGATCAGTGGGGCAACCTGACCTCGGGCGTCGATCTCATCCGTCGCGTCGAACAGCACAGTGTCCATGCCCTGGCCACACCGCTGATCACCAAGGCCGACGGCACCAAGTTCGGCAAGACCGAGTCCGGCACCGTGTGGTTGGACGAGAGCCTGACCAGCCCGTACGCGTTCAGCCAGTTCTGGCTCAACGCGGATGACCGCGACGTCGTGAAGTACCTCAAGGTGTTCTCGTTCCGATCGCTCGAGGAGATCGAGCAGATCGAGGCCGAATTCACCGCAGCACCACACACCCGTCTGGCACAGAAGGTGCTGGCCGAGGACGTGACGACTCTGGTCCACGGCAAGGAGAAGTACGAGCAGGCGACCGCGGCGGCTTCTGCGCTGTTCGGTGGGGGAGAGCTGGCCAGTCTCGATGCCGCCACCCTGGGCGCTGCGACCTCCGAACTTCCTCGCGGCGATGTCAGCTCGGCGCAGCTGGCTGAGGGCGTGCCCGTAGCGGACGCCTTCGTGACTGCCGGCATCGTGAAGTCCAAGGGCGACGCACGTCGAGCCATCAAGGACGGCGGCGCCTACGTCAACAACGTCAAGGTCACCGGTGACGACCAAACCCTGACCCCCGCCGAGGTGCTCCCCACCGAAGGCGGAGGAGTGATCCTCCTGCGTCGGGGAAAGAAGACCCTGGGAGCAGTTGACATCATCAGCTGA
- the argF gene encoding ornithine carbamoyltransferase, with amino-acid sequence MTRHFLKDTDLTPAELTQVLDLAVELKAAPYSRTPLAGPQTAAVIFDKTSTRTRVSFAAGIAALGGQPLIINPGEAQLGHKESIADTAQVMSRMVSAIIWRTYAQAGLEEMAQYSSVPVVNSLSDDFHPCQILADLLTIREHRGAVAGQTMTYYGDGANNMANSYVLGGVNAGMHVRIAAPADYQPAAEIIAEANELAQTTGGSVTVTDDAKAAAQGADVLVTDTWVSMGQDSAGRDDETSPFVKYQVTQELMELGNDPIFLHCLPAYRGKEVSAEVIDGPASAVFDEAENRLHAQKALLTFLLEQR; translated from the coding sequence ATGACACGGCATTTCCTCAAGGACACGGACCTCACCCCGGCCGAACTCACCCAGGTCCTCGACCTCGCGGTCGAACTCAAGGCAGCCCCGTACTCGCGCACCCCGCTGGCCGGACCGCAGACCGCGGCCGTGATCTTCGACAAGACCTCCACGAGGACCCGCGTGTCCTTCGCCGCCGGAATCGCTGCGTTGGGTGGCCAGCCGCTGATCATCAACCCCGGTGAGGCACAGCTGGGGCATAAGGAGTCCATCGCCGACACCGCACAGGTCATGTCGCGCATGGTCTCGGCGATCATCTGGCGCACCTACGCCCAAGCCGGGCTCGAAGAGATGGCCCAGTACTCCTCGGTGCCCGTCGTCAACTCTCTCTCCGATGACTTCCACCCCTGTCAGATCCTGGCCGACCTGCTCACGATCCGCGAACACCGCGGAGCCGTGGCCGGGCAGACCATGACCTACTACGGTGACGGCGCGAACAACATGGCCAACTCCTACGTCCTCGGCGGAGTCAACGCCGGCATGCATGTGCGCATCGCTGCCCCGGCCGACTACCAGCCGGCAGCCGAGATCATCGCCGAGGCCAACGAACTTGCCCAGACCACCGGCGGATCTGTCACGGTCACCGACGACGCGAAAGCCGCGGCCCAGGGTGCCGATGTCCTCGTCACCGACACCTGGGTGTCCATGGGACAGGACTCGGCAGGACGCGACGACGAGACCTCTCCGTTCGTGAAGTACCAGGTCACACAGGAACTCATGGAACTGGGCAACGACCCGATCTTCCTCCACTGCCTGCCGGCCTATCGGGGCAAAGAGGTCAGCGCCGAGGTCATCGACGGCCCCGCCTCGGCGGTCTTCGATGAAGCTGAGAACAGACTGCACGCGCAGAAGGCGCTGCTGACATTCCTCCTGGAGCAGCGATGA
- the argH gene encoding argininosuccinate lyase, producing the protein MSERLSLWGGRFSDGPADALAALSKSTDFDWRLAHYDIAGSKAHAKVLHRSGLLSDDELKGMTEALDELGRRVETGEYVAAESDEDVHSSLERGLIEIAGPDLGGKLRAGRSRNDQIATLGRMYLRDHARDLASLVLDTVDVLIAQAEEHPEAPMPGRTHLQHAQPVLLAHHLLAHAWPLLRDVGRFVDFDARAGISAYGSGALAGSSLGLDPQAVAADLGFNDSAENSIDGTAGRDVFAEYLFITTMIGINLSRLSEEVIAWATKEFSFVTLHDAYSTGSSIMPQKKNPDVAELTRGKSGRLIGDLTGLLSTLKALPLAYNRDLQEDKEPVFDATDTLELLLPAFTGMVATLKFNTERMAYLAPRGFALATDIAEWLVRKGVPFRIAHELSGECVQLAESKDAELWDLTDEEFAGISEHLTPDVREVLTTLGSIDSRSSKGGTARSAVDQQLANAKAEVAKLREFADSARSV; encoded by the coding sequence GTGAGCGAACGACTGAGCCTATGGGGCGGACGATTCTCGGACGGCCCGGCCGATGCACTGGCCGCGCTGAGCAAGTCAACGGACTTCGACTGGCGCCTAGCCCACTACGACATCGCCGGTTCGAAGGCCCACGCAAAGGTCCTGCACCGCTCGGGTCTGCTCAGCGACGACGAACTCAAGGGCATGACAGAGGCGCTCGACGAACTCGGCCGCCGCGTCGAGACCGGCGAATACGTCGCCGCCGAATCGGACGAGGACGTCCACTCCTCACTCGAACGCGGACTCATCGAGATCGCCGGACCCGACCTGGGCGGCAAACTGCGCGCCGGCCGATCCCGCAACGACCAGATCGCGACCCTGGGACGCATGTACCTGCGCGATCACGCCCGTGACCTGGCCAGCCTGGTCCTCGACACCGTCGATGTCCTCATCGCCCAGGCCGAAGAACACCCCGAAGCACCGATGCCCGGACGCACCCACCTCCAGCACGCACAGCCCGTGCTCCTGGCCCACCACCTGCTGGCCCACGCCTGGCCGCTGCTGCGCGACGTCGGACGATTCGTCGACTTCGATGCGCGCGCCGGCATCTCCGCCTACGGTTCGGGTGCCCTGGCCGGATCATCGCTGGGCCTGGACCCGCAGGCCGTGGCCGCCGATCTGGGCTTCAACGACTCGGCAGAGAACTCGATCGACGGCACAGCCGGCCGCGACGTCTTCGCCGAATACCTGTTCATCACCACGATGATCGGCATCAACCTCTCCCGTCTCAGCGAGGAAGTTATCGCCTGGGCGACCAAGGAATTCTCCTTCGTCACCCTCCACGATGCGTACTCGACCGGGTCCTCGATCATGCCGCAGAAGAAGAACCCCGACGTCGCCGAGCTGACCCGCGGCAAGTCCGGTCGCCTCATCGGTGACCTCACCGGGCTGCTCTCAACGCTCAAGGCGCTGCCCCTGGCCTACAACCGTGACCTGCAGGAAGACAAGGAACCGGTCTTCGACGCCACCGACACCCTTGAGCTCCTGCTCCCGGCGTTCACCGGGATGGTCGCCACGCTGAAGTTCAACACCGAACGCATGGCCTACCTGGCACCCCGCGGATTCGCCCTGGCCACGGACATCGCCGAATGGCTCGTGCGCAAGGGCGTGCCCTTCCGCATCGCCCACGAACTCTCCGGAGAATGCGTGCAACTTGCCGAGTCGAAGGACGCCGAACTGTGGGATCTCACGGACGAAGAGTTCGCCGGCATCTCCGAGCACCTGACCCCCGATGTGCGTGAAGTGCTCACCACTCTCGGGTCGATCGACTCCCGCAGTTCCAAGGGCGGCACCGCCCGCAGCGCCGTGGATCAGCAGCTGGCCAATGCGAAGGCCGAAGTTGCGAAGCTGCGCGAGTTCGCTGATTCGGCACGGAGCGTGTGA
- a CDS encoding acetylornithine transaminase, with product MSDTQTADSQTSDAQTWRDDFSRVLSPVFGSPQLDIVRGEGTKVWDASGKEYLDLLAGIAVNALGHCHPAWVKAITEQAETLGHISNFFTSPPQIALAEKLHKILDLPSGSAVFFSNSGTEANEAAFKMARRAGGGSRPIIIAIEGAFHGRTMGALALTAKAAYREPFAPGVPGVVHIPYGDVEALSAAINDTTAAVFIEPIQGEVGVRQHPAGYLTKVRELTREAGALLVLDEVQSGVARTGSWFAYQDPEIGEGVVPDIITSAKGLGGGMPIGATITVGDANTKLLEAGQHGTTFGGNPIACAAGLAVLETIENENLLGHTRDTGAWLTEQLLDIDGIEKVTGTGLLLGLELAEGLNEKAIAARALEAGFIINPVAPGRLRLAPPLIITKDDLGPFLEALPGLLRG from the coding sequence ATGAGTGACACGCAGACCGCAGACTCCCAGACTTCAGACGCCCAGACCTGGCGCGACGACTTCTCCCGCGTCCTCTCACCGGTCTTCGGATCCCCTCAGCTCGATATCGTTCGCGGCGAGGGAACGAAGGTCTGGGATGCCTCGGGTAAGGAATACCTCGATCTGCTTGCCGGTATCGCCGTCAACGCACTCGGCCACTGCCACCCCGCCTGGGTCAAGGCCATCACCGAGCAGGCCGAAACCCTGGGCCACATCTCGAACTTCTTCACCTCGCCACCGCAGATCGCATTGGCCGAGAAGCTCCACAAGATCCTCGACCTGCCCAGCGGTTCCGCAGTGTTCTTCTCAAACTCCGGCACCGAGGCCAACGAGGCGGCCTTCAAGATGGCCAGACGCGCTGGGGGAGGCTCACGCCCGATTATCATCGCCATCGAAGGTGCCTTCCACGGCAGGACGATGGGCGCGCTCGCCTTGACGGCCAAGGCCGCCTATCGCGAACCCTTCGCACCCGGCGTCCCCGGCGTCGTCCATATTCCCTATGGCGACGTCGAGGCGCTCTCCGCCGCCATCAACGACACCACTGCCGCCGTCTTCATCGAACCCATCCAGGGTGAGGTCGGAGTCCGACAGCACCCGGCCGGCTACCTCACCAAGGTCCGTGAACTCACCCGCGAAGCCGGTGCCCTCCTCGTCCTCGACGAAGTTCAGTCGGGTGTGGCCAGGACCGGATCCTGGTTCGCCTACCAGGACCCGGAGATCGGCGAAGGAGTCGTCCCCGACATCATCACTTCGGCGAAGGGCCTGGGCGGAGGCATGCCGATCGGAGCCACCATCACCGTCGGCGATGCCAATACCAAACTCCTCGAAGCCGGACAGCACGGGACGACCTTCGGCGGCAATCCGATCGCGTGTGCCGCCGGACTCGCCGTCCTCGAGACCATCGAGAACGAGAACCTGCTCGGCCACACCCGGGACACCGGGGCATGGCTGACCGAGCAGCTGCTGGACATCGACGGCATCGAGAAGGTCACCGGCACCGGACTGCTGCTGGGCCTCGAACTGGCCGAGGGACTCAATGAAAAGGCGATCGCCGCTCGCGCACTTGAGGCCGGGTTCATCATCAACCCCGTCGCCCCCGGCCGCCTGCGCCTGGCCCCACCGCTGATCATCACGAAGGACGATCTCGGACCATTTCTGGAAGCGCTGCCCGGACTGCTGCGCGGCTGA
- a CDS encoding GMC family oxidoreductase, translating into METTHSFDYVVVGGGSAGAAVAARLSEDPDVSVGLLEAGPTDVGEDVILSLNRWMELLESGFDWDYPIEEQEHGNSHMRHARAKVLGGCSSHNSCIAFWAPREDLDDWETKFGATGWGSKDTFGLYKKLENNELPGDHHGHDGPVHLMNVPPNDPCGVALLDACEQEGIPRVQFNEGETVINGANFFQVNRKADGTRSSSSVSYLHPILDRENLTILTDTQAKVLEFDEQENCTGVHVVNNAFGHTKRIEAKREVIVSSGAINTPQLLMLSGIGPKDHLAEVGIDVRVDSPGVGEHLQDHPEGVIAWDAKKPMVDDSTQWWEAGIFTPTEEGLDRPDLMMHYGSVPFDMHTLRQGYPTSENTFCLTPNVTHARSRGTVRLRSRDFRDKPHVDPRYFTDPEGHDMRVMIAGIRKARAIVAQDAMSEWAGEELFPGKDVQTDEQIEDYLTRTHNTVYHPVGTARMGAADDQSSPLDPQLRVKGVNRLRVVDASAMPEITTVNPNITVMMMGEKCAEMIKSGS; encoded by the coding sequence GTGGAAACAACTCATAGCTTTGACTATGTCGTCGTGGGCGGAGGCTCCGCGGGTGCCGCTGTGGCAGCACGCCTCAGCGAGGATCCCGACGTCAGCGTCGGTCTGCTGGAAGCGGGCCCGACCGATGTCGGCGAGGACGTCATCCTCAGCCTCAACCGCTGGATGGAACTGCTCGAGTCCGGCTTCGACTGGGACTACCCCATCGAGGAGCAGGAGCACGGCAACTCTCATATGAGGCATGCCAGGGCAAAGGTCCTCGGCGGCTGCTCCTCGCACAACTCATGCATCGCCTTCTGGGCACCGCGCGAGGATCTCGACGACTGGGAGACCAAGTTCGGCGCCACCGGGTGGGGATCAAAGGACACCTTCGGCCTGTACAAGAAGCTGGAGAACAACGAGCTTCCCGGTGACCACCACGGTCACGATGGCCCCGTGCACTTGATGAATGTGCCGCCGAACGACCCCTGCGGTGTTGCCCTGCTCGACGCCTGTGAGCAGGAGGGCATCCCCCGCGTTCAGTTCAACGAAGGCGAAACCGTCATCAACGGTGCCAACTTCTTCCAGGTCAACCGCAAGGCCGACGGCACACGTTCGTCCTCCTCGGTGTCCTACCTGCACCCGATCCTCGACCGTGAGAATCTCACGATCCTCACCGACACTCAGGCCAAGGTCCTCGAGTTCGATGAGCAGGAGAACTGCACCGGCGTCCACGTCGTCAACAACGCCTTCGGTCACACCAAGCGCATCGAAGCCAAGCGGGAAGTCATCGTCTCCTCTGGTGCGATCAACACCCCGCAGCTGCTGATGCTCTCCGGTATCGGACCCAAGGACCACCTCGCCGAGGTGGGTATCGATGTTCGCGTCGATTCGCCGGGAGTCGGTGAACACCTCCAGGACCACCCCGAAGGTGTCATCGCTTGGGACGCGAAGAAGCCCATGGTCGACGACTCCACCCAGTGGTGGGAGGCCGGCATCTTCACCCCTACCGAAGAGGGCTTGGACCGCCCTGACCTGATGATGCACTACGGTTCCGTGCCGTTCGACATGCATACGCTGCGTCAGGGTTACCCGACGTCGGAGAACACCTTCTGCCTGACACCCAATGTCACGCATGCCCGTTCACGCGGCACCGTACGTCTGCGCTCACGTGACTTCCGGGACAAGCCCCACGTCGACCCTCGGTACTTCACCGATCCAGAGGGCCACGATATGCGCGTCATGATCGCCGGCATCCGCAAGGCTCGGGCCATCGTCGCCCAGGACGCCATGTCCGAGTGGGCCGGTGAGGAACTGTTCCCGGGCAAGGACGTGCAGACCGATGAGCAGATCGAGGACTACCTCACCCGCACCCACAACACCGTCTACCACCCGGTGGGCACAGCACGTATGGGTGCCGCCGATGATCAGTCGTCGCCGCTGGATCCCCAGCTGCGGGTCAAGGGCGTCAACCGACTCCGCGTCGTCGATGCTTCGGCCATGCCGGAGATCACGACGGTCAACCCCAACATCACGGTGATGATGATGGGTGAGAAGTGCGCCGAAATGATCAAATCAGGATCCTGA
- a CDS encoding YccF domain-containing protein has protein sequence MRTLLNIIWFIFSGLWLALGYYLAGIICCILIVTIPWGIASFRIGNYALWPFGREVIETRPAGIATTLGNIIWVIVAGIWLAVGHVVTSIPLFVSIIGIPLGWANIKLIPVSLMPLGKEIVDSDSLMPGYRGA, from the coding sequence ATGAGAACACTGCTCAACATCATCTGGTTCATCTTCAGCGGACTGTGGCTGGCATTGGGCTATTACCTTGCCGGCATCATCTGCTGCATTCTCATCGTCACCATCCCCTGGGGCATTGCCTCCTTCCGGATCGGCAACTACGCCCTCTGGCCCTTCGGCCGCGAAGTCATTGAGACCAGGCCTGCTGGCATTGCGACGACTCTCGGCAACATCATCTGGGTCATCGTCGCCGGCATCTGGCTGGCCGTCGGACACGTGGTCACCTCGATCCCACTGTTCGTCTCCATCATCGGCATCCCACTGGGATGGGCAAACATCAAACTCATTCCCGTCTCACTGATGCCCCTGGGCAAAGAGATCGTCGACAGCGATTCCCTCATGCCCGGCTACCGCGGAGCCTGA
- a CDS encoding arginine repressor, with translation MSENATSATNSAPLTKTARQQKIIDLITRTSVHSQIDLAENLATMGITVTQATLSRDLAEVGAVKIRSTAGSVYAVPGEGGDRSLQQSTGDSLDAKLPRLLEELLVSAAAQDNTVVLRTPPGAAQYLASAIDRSSMVGIFGTIAGDDTVLVIAMSSVGGQALAETFLEYAAGNAAEN, from the coding sequence ATGAGCGAGAACGCCACATCAGCGACGAATTCGGCGCCGCTGACGAAGACCGCGCGGCAGCAGAAGATCATCGATCTCATCACCCGCACATCCGTGCATTCGCAGATCGATCTGGCCGAGAACCTGGCAACGATGGGCATCACCGTCACCCAGGCGACACTCTCACGCGACCTCGCCGAGGTGGGGGCCGTGAAGATCCGATCCACCGCCGGATCCGTCTACGCCGTCCCCGGTGAGGGCGGGGACCGGAGCCTGCAGCAGTCCACCGGCGACAGCCTCGACGCGAAACTGCCGAGGCTGCTCGAAGAGCTCCTCGTCTCCGCAGCGGCACAGGACAATACCGTCGTCCTGCGCACGCCTCCTGGAGCCGCGCAGTACCTGGCCTCGGCGATCGACCGCTCCTCGATGGTCGGAATCTTTGGCACAATCGCAGGAGACGATACTGTTCTCGTCATCGCCATGTCCTCCGTCGGGGGACAGGCACTGGCCGAGACATTCCTCGAATATGCGGCCGGAAACGCCGCCGAGAACTGA
- the argB gene encoding acetylglutamate kinase has protein sequence MSNPHDMSTKSTAARLAAAQVKAEALTEALPWIKKFSGATIVIKYGGNAMISPELQQSFADDIAFLRFAGIRPVVVHGGGPQISAMLSRLGIESEFKAGQRVTTPEAAEVIRMVLSGQVNRDIVSRINRNGNAAIGLSGEDADLLLAHKTHAEVDGQKIDLGRVGEIDQVNTTVINELLDAGRVPVICSIASEIDGEAGKPLNINADLAASAVAKALKAHKLIMLTDVPGLYANWPDTSSLISRIGPKKLKELLPSLDAGMIPKMTAALEAIENGVKQAHIIDGRMAHSLLLEVFTSEGIGTMVEDTVVEPAPLGDGHKGEGHTGDGHEGDGNTGTVEDNNE, from the coding sequence ATGAGCAACCCGCACGACATGTCCACGAAATCCACGGCCGCCCGGCTCGCCGCCGCTCAGGTTAAGGCCGAGGCCCTGACCGAGGCACTGCCGTGGATCAAAAAGTTCTCTGGTGCCACGATCGTCATCAAGTATGGCGGCAACGCGATGATCTCCCCGGAGCTGCAGCAGTCCTTCGCCGATGACATCGCCTTCCTGCGCTTCGCCGGGATCCGTCCCGTCGTCGTCCACGGGGGAGGCCCGCAGATCTCGGCCATGCTGTCTCGCTTGGGTATTGAAAGCGAGTTCAAGGCCGGGCAGAGGGTCACAACCCCTGAAGCCGCCGAGGTGATCCGCATGGTTCTCTCCGGTCAGGTCAACCGCGACATCGTGAGCCGCATCAACCGCAACGGCAATGCCGCCATCGGCCTCTCCGGTGAGGACGCGGACCTGCTGCTGGCGCACAAAACCCACGCCGAGGTGGACGGACAGAAGATCGATCTCGGCCGGGTGGGCGAGATCGACCAGGTCAACACCACCGTCATCAACGAACTCCTCGACGCCGGTCGGGTACCCGTCATCTGCTCGATCGCCTCGGAGATCGACGGGGAAGCGGGCAAACCGCTCAACATCAACGCCGACCTCGCCGCTTCCGCGGTGGCCAAGGCGCTCAAGGCGCACAAGCTCATCATGCTCACCGATGTGCCAGGTCTCTACGCGAACTGGCCGGACACCTCTTCGCTGATCTCGCGCATCGGGCCGAAGAAGCTCAAGGAACTGCTGCCGAGCCTGGATGCGGGAATGATCCCGAAGATGACAGCAGCACTCGAGGCGATCGAGAACGGGGTCAAGCAGGCCCACATCATCGACGGCCGCATGGCGCACTCCCTGCTGCTCGAGGTCTTCACCTCAGAGGGCATCGGCACGATGGTCGAAGACACCGTCGTCGAACCCGCACCCCTGGGTGACGGGCACAAGGGTGAAGGGCACACAGGCGACGGACACGAGGGCGACGGAAACACAGGAACAGTGGAGGACAACAATGAGTGA